The proteins below come from a single Microbacterium sp. SLBN-154 genomic window:
- a CDS encoding glycoside hydrolase family 1 protein: protein MSNVSLPLTFPDNFLWGGATAANQIEGAYDQGGKGLSVQDVMPMGIVGPRTEAPTPDNLKLVAIDHYHRYAEDITLFAEMGFKVYRFSIAWSRIFPNGDDAEPNEEGLAFYDRILDELERHRIEPLVTISHYETPLHLAETYDGWTDRRLIGFYERYARTLFERYGSRVKYWLTFNEINSLLHAPFMSGGIATPKEELSDQQLYQAMHHELVASARATRIAREVAPGAQVGCMVLSMPVYPLSPSPEDALAVMTADHANLVYGDVHTRGAYPGYFLRTLREKGIELQITDEDRVDLENTVDFVSFSYYMSIAETADPAKKAAGEGNIMGGVPNPTLPASEWGWQIDPIGLRLVLNQFWDRWQKPLFIVENGLGAKDQLVEVDGRKTVMDDYRIAYLNDHLVQVGEAIADGVEVLGYTTWGCIDIVSASTAQLSKRYGFIYVDRNDDGSGTLERYRKKSFDWYRDVIRTNGATLTARAATKDLTR, encoded by the coding sequence ATGAGCAACGTCTCCCTTCCGCTGACCTTCCCCGACAACTTCCTCTGGGGCGGCGCCACCGCCGCCAACCAGATCGAAGGCGCATACGACCAGGGCGGCAAGGGCCTCTCGGTGCAGGACGTGATGCCGATGGGCATCGTGGGTCCGCGCACCGAGGCCCCGACGCCCGACAACCTCAAGCTCGTGGCGATCGACCACTACCACCGCTACGCCGAAGACATCACACTGTTCGCCGAGATGGGCTTCAAGGTCTACCGGTTCTCGATCGCGTGGAGCCGCATCTTCCCGAACGGCGACGATGCCGAGCCGAACGAAGAAGGCCTGGCGTTCTACGACCGGATCCTCGACGAGCTCGAGAGGCACCGCATCGAGCCGCTCGTGACGATCTCGCACTACGAGACGCCGCTCCACCTCGCCGAGACCTACGACGGGTGGACCGACCGCCGGCTCATCGGGTTCTATGAGCGCTACGCGCGGACGCTGTTCGAGCGGTACGGATCGCGGGTGAAGTACTGGTTGACGTTCAACGAGATCAACTCGCTGCTTCACGCACCCTTCATGTCGGGTGGGATCGCGACCCCGAAGGAGGAGCTCAGCGACCAGCAGCTCTACCAGGCGATGCACCACGAGCTCGTCGCGTCCGCCCGTGCCACCCGGATCGCCCGGGAGGTCGCGCCGGGCGCGCAGGTCGGCTGCATGGTGCTGTCTATGCCCGTCTACCCGCTCTCGCCGTCCCCCGAGGACGCACTGGCGGTGATGACCGCCGATCACGCCAACCTCGTCTACGGCGACGTCCACACGCGAGGCGCCTACCCCGGCTACTTCCTGCGGACCCTCCGCGAGAAGGGCATCGAGCTGCAGATCACCGACGAAGACCGTGTCGACCTCGAGAACACCGTCGACTTCGTCTCGTTCAGCTACTACATGTCGATCGCCGAGACCGCCGACCCCGCGAAGAAAGCCGCGGGCGAAGGCAACATCATGGGGGGCGTGCCCAACCCCACCCTCCCGGCGAGCGAATGGGGCTGGCAGATCGACCCGATCGGGCTGCGGCTCGTGCTCAACCAGTTCTGGGACCGCTGGCAAAAGCCGCTGTTCATCGTCGAGAACGGACTGGGCGCGAAGGATCAGCTGGTCGAGGTCGACGGCCGCAAGACCGTGATGGACGACTACCGCATCGCCTACCTGAACGACCACCTCGTGCAGGTGGGCGAGGCGATCGCCGACGGCGTCGAGGTGCTCGGATACACCACCTGGGGGTGCATCGACATCGTCAGCGCCTCGACCGCGCAGTTGAGCAAGCGCTACGGGTTCATCTACGTCGACCGCAACGACGACGGTTCGGGCACCCTCGAGCGCTACCGGAAGAAGTCGTTCGACTGGTATCGCGACGTGATCCGCACGAACGGTGCGACCCTGACCGCCCGGGCGGCGACGAAGGATCTGACACGCTGA
- a CDS encoding TetR/AcrR family transcriptional regulator, with protein sequence MPKVVDAATRRREIHSAACALAVEAGFAGVTIRAVAARMGASTSVVTHYFPSREELVSSALDQALDRFWQGLPTAPPPTGGPMGIQAFVEHAVFSSAPELRDVWMRAVVDAPGDPVVRASLDRFDRRWDATVSTLVDALALDEAATRLLIDQLDIIVSGAVTTGVEGVPDADRRAAVSSLLAHLLARGSG encoded by the coding sequence ATGCCGAAAGTCGTCGACGCAGCGACCCGTCGCCGGGAGATTCATTCCGCGGCCTGCGCGCTCGCCGTGGAGGCGGGTTTCGCCGGCGTGACCATCCGCGCCGTCGCCGCACGGATGGGGGCGTCGACGAGCGTCGTCACGCACTATTTCCCCAGTCGCGAAGAGCTGGTCTCTTCCGCCCTCGATCAAGCCCTCGATCGTTTCTGGCAGGGCCTTCCCACCGCCCCACCCCCCACCGGGGGACCGATGGGAATCCAGGCCTTCGTGGAGCACGCCGTGTTCTCCTCTGCGCCGGAACTGCGCGACGTGTGGATGCGTGCTGTCGTCGATGCGCCGGGCGACCCCGTCGTCCGTGCCTCGCTCGACCGCTTCGACCGCCGGTGGGACGCCACGGTGTCGACCCTCGTCGATGCATTAGCCCTCGACGAGGCCGCCACCCGGTTGCTCATCGATCAACTCGACATCATCGTGTCCGGTGCGGTGACGACCGGCGTCGAAGGCGTCCCCGACGCCGACCGTCGCGCGGCGGTGTCGTCGCTGCTCGCCCATCTGCTCGCGCGGGGGTCGGGGTGA
- a CDS encoding HAD-IIB family hydrolase, producing the protein MTSRRIAFLDVDGTLVDHHQQLAESAIAAVRGARAAGHLVYVCTGRGRREIPDSVLRIGFDGAITAGGGFVEQGDELVASYTMPEADVARVRSFFDSADIEFILQGYDDIWASPGLLARVRPLFEGDIAQGRDAAATADMEKLAARMAPRPRPAGEPVAKATFFGSDPGAFARVRDGLGEGFHVITGTIPYLGESGGEVSLAGMTKGAAIVDHVGRVGLTLADAIGIGDSVNDLEMLQVCGLGIAMGNAPAQVKDVADEVTSGVDDDGVWKAFVRHGLVAA; encoded by the coding sequence GTGACATCCCGCCGCATCGCCTTCCTCGACGTCGACGGCACTCTGGTCGACCACCATCAACAACTGGCGGAGTCGGCGATCGCGGCGGTCCGCGGCGCCCGCGCAGCGGGGCACCTCGTCTATGTGTGCACCGGGCGCGGGCGCCGCGAGATCCCCGACAGCGTTCTGCGGATCGGCTTCGACGGCGCGATCACCGCCGGCGGCGGGTTCGTCGAGCAGGGCGATGAGCTGGTGGCCAGCTACACCATGCCCGAAGCGGATGTCGCGAGGGTGCGGTCGTTCTTCGACTCGGCCGACATCGAGTTCATCTTGCAGGGCTACGACGACATCTGGGCGAGCCCCGGTCTCCTCGCCCGCGTGCGGCCGCTCTTCGAGGGCGACATCGCGCAAGGCCGTGACGCCGCCGCGACCGCCGACATGGAGAAGCTCGCCGCGCGGATGGCTCCCCGCCCCCGCCCGGCGGGCGAGCCCGTGGCCAAGGCGACGTTCTTCGGCAGCGACCCGGGGGCCTTCGCGCGGGTGCGCGACGGGCTCGGCGAGGGGTTCCACGTCATCACGGGCACGATCCCCTATCTTGGCGAGTCGGGGGGCGAGGTGAGCCTGGCGGGAATGACCAAGGGCGCGGCGATCGTCGACCACGTCGGCCGTGTCGGGCTCACCCTCGCCGATGCGATCGGCATCGGCGACAGCGTCAACGACCTCGAGATGCTGCAGGTCTGCGGGCTCGGCATCGCCATGGGCAACGCCCCCGCTCAGGTCAAGGACGTCGCAGACGAGGTCACGTCGGGCGTCGACGACGACGGCGTCTGGAAGGCTTTCGTGCGCCACGGGCTCGTCGCCGCCTGA
- a CDS encoding GNAT family N-acetyltransferase, translated as MSELQIRDIRPSDAGEVLTLQRAAFVSEALIYGSVEMPPFTQTLEEVEHELAENLGCVAHQGHRMVGAARARVDDGLLLIGRISIAPDVQGEGVGSRLLEALEERGRAAGATESELFTGSLSEANLRLYEREGYRETQRVPGDGSDQVFLRKPLV; from the coding sequence GTGAGTGAGCTGCAGATCCGCGACATCCGTCCCTCCGACGCCGGCGAGGTGCTGACGCTCCAGCGCGCGGCGTTCGTGTCGGAAGCGCTCATCTACGGGAGCGTCGAGATGCCGCCGTTCACGCAGACCCTCGAAGAGGTCGAGCATGAGCTCGCCGAGAATCTCGGCTGCGTCGCGCACCAGGGTCACCGGATGGTCGGCGCCGCCCGCGCACGCGTGGATGACGGGCTGCTCCTCATCGGGCGGATCTCCATCGCCCCCGACGTGCAGGGCGAGGGCGTCGGCTCGCGCCTCCTCGAGGCTCTCGAGGAGCGGGGCCGCGCGGCCGGCGCGACCGAGTCGGAGCTCTTCACGGGGTCGCTGAGCGAGGCGAACCTCCGCCTCTACGAGCGCGAGGGCTACCGCGAGACGCAGCGGGTGCCAGGTGACGGCAGCGACCAGGTGTTCCTCCGCAAACCCCTCGTCTGA